One Mercurialis annua linkage group LG3, ddMerAnnu1.2, whole genome shotgun sequence DNA window includes the following coding sequences:
- the LOC126674940 gene encoding uncharacterized protein LOC126674940 — protein sequence MEDLWNRAKLFAEEAAKKSQTLNLTSSSNKIADLVAETAKKSKELAFEASKKADQFKTAALKQADQIQIKSISDIIPPQLSSIVSIPSTSSLSSPSSSDPDELLRFGVTDDLRDFVKGLTSVTFQNFPIQDEAEVSDAANTASNVRKDLNEWQERHATLVLTNVKQISKLRYELCPRMMKERRFWKIYFTLVSTHVASYEKQYMEEVKRKEEEQIKEEKSNLSVVSEENSGSEVKDKNLKSRLSTASSAEQDLDTFLLGDLEDSDGGPDGGDDDGSFDDDFDKIDNSDIEEEKHVKKATETAG from the exons ATGGAAGACTTATGGAACCGAGCAAAGCTATTCGCAGAAGAAGCGGCCAAAAAATcccaaaccctaaacctaaCTTCATCCTCCAACAAAATCGCCGATCTAGTCGCCGAAACCGCCAAGAAATCCAAAGAACTTGCATTCGAAGCTTCCAAAAAAGCCGATCAGTTCAAAACCGCCGCTCTCAAACAAGCCGATCAGATCCAAATCAAGTCCATTTCCGATATTATCCCTCCTCAACTCTCCTCCATTGTCTCTATTCCTTCCACGTCATCGTTGTCGTCTCCTTCTTCTTCAGATCCCGATGAGCTTCTCCGATTTGGAGTCACCGATGATTTGAGAGATTTTGTTAAGGGACTTACTTCTGTTACTTTTCAGAATTTTCCTATTCAAG ATGAAGCGGAGGTGTCTGATGCGGCAAATACGGCGTCTAATGTACGGAAGGATCTTAATGAGTGGCAAGAGAGGCATGCGACTCTCGTTCTCACTAATGTCAAG CAAATCTCTAAGTTGAGGTATGAATTATGCCCTCGTATGATGAAAGAAAGGAGATTCTGGAAGATTTATTTTACACTTGTGAGCACTCATGTTGCGTC GTATGAGAAACAATATATGGAGGAGGTTAAGCGCAAAGAAGAAGAGCAGATAAAAGAGGAAAAATCCAATCTAAGTGTAGTATCTGAAGAAAATTCTGGTTCTGAGGTGAAAGATAAGAACCTGAAAAGCAGGCTATCAACTGCATCATCGGCTGAGCAGGACCTCGACACTTTTCTTTTGGGAGATCTTGAAGACAGCGATGGTGGTCCAG ATGGCGGTGATGATGATGGAAGCTTCGATGATGATTTTGACAAGATTGATAATTCT GATATTGAAGAGGAGAAGCACGTGAAGAAAGCAACTGAAACTGCCGGTTAg